Proteins encoded within one genomic window of Candidatus Brevundimonas colombiensis:
- a CDS encoding DUF3817 domain-containing protein, protein MMRVFRLIALIEGVTTILLFFVAMPLKYLAGDPALVPTTGMAHGVAFIAYLLAMAPALIVSRAGLVGWLRTTLAAFIPLGTFINDGYLKNLGRS, encoded by the coding sequence ATGATGAGGGTCTTTCGCCTGATCGCGCTGATTGAAGGCGTGACGACGATCCTGTTGTTTTTCGTCGCCATGCCTCTGAAATACCTGGCGGGCGATCCTGCCCTGGTTCCCACGACAGGCATGGCGCACGGCGTCGCCTTCATCGCCTATCTGCTGGCGATGGCGCCGGCCCTGATTGTCAGTCGCGCGGGCTTGGTCGGATGGCTGCGCACCACCCTGGCGGCCTTCATCCCCCTGGGCACCTTCATCAATGACGGCTACCTGAAGAATTTGGGACGCAGCTGA
- a CDS encoding TonB-dependent receptor — MRSSPALRSLLLAAVGSTVLAGAAAAQSTANTPTAVDDVIVTGVPYGVSQRAAVIATDVLDEQTLATAPATSLGDLLNGRPGVRSTDFAPGASRPVIRGLSGPRVQVLTNGIGLIDASSVSPDHAVATDPAEANRIEIIRGPATLVYGGSAIGGVVNVLDDRIPTAIPEGGVEGVVSTQASSVDDGRSAFGRVTVGAGNFAFNIDGVKRKTKDYEIPAPAISARRAAAEGIARGDGDKQPNSYTDLETWGVGGSYIGDKGFAGVSYKNTDSEYGTVAEESVFIKLNQKRWDARGEYRFDDGPFSAIRGSYGHADYTHTEFEAVGQPGTVFNSDGWEARADLVQRQRGGWNGALGVQALSRNFEAIGEEAFVPTVKIDEAGVYTVQRLDRGDHGFEGGLRYDRRELSGTPIGGTSEVNRTFDNWSASAAAFLRPATGLFLGLSLAHNERAPSEVELFANGVHIATAAYETGDLNLNSEKVTTLEGTAHYDRGRFTGDLHVYHSWYDGFIDERPTGEQFFFEEENETFPVYRFVQTNARFYGFELEGAYALWQDGDRKLSLEGSADYVHAQTDFGPAARIPPYSVTGRLAWTSTRFDASAEVRHVGEQDRVANEFELPTNDYTLINAALAVRPFSQQNVTLFAEARNLTNEEAREHASFLKDIAPLPGRNLRVGVAYRF, encoded by the coding sequence ATGCGTTCCTCTCCCGCTCTGCGTTCGCTGCTTCTGGCTGCGGTCGGCTCCACCGTGCTGGCCGGCGCCGCCGCCGCGCAATCGACCGCGAACACCCCGACAGCCGTCGACGACGTCATCGTCACCGGCGTTCCCTATGGCGTCAGCCAGCGAGCAGCGGTCATCGCCACCGATGTTCTTGACGAGCAGACCCTGGCCACAGCCCCGGCCACCTCTTTGGGCGACCTGCTGAACGGGCGTCCGGGCGTCCGCTCGACCGACTTCGCGCCGGGCGCCAGCCGGCCGGTCATCCGGGGCCTGAGCGGGCCGCGCGTCCAGGTGCTGACCAACGGCATCGGCCTGATCGACGCCAGTTCGGTATCGCCCGACCATGCCGTGGCGACCGACCCCGCTGAGGCGAACCGCATCGAGATCATCCGGGGTCCCGCCACGCTGGTCTATGGCGGTTCGGCCATCGGCGGCGTGGTCAATGTGCTGGACGACCGTATCCCTACGGCCATCCCCGAGGGCGGCGTCGAAGGCGTGGTCTCGACCCAGGCCTCCAGCGTCGACGACGGCCGCAGCGCCTTCGGCCGCGTCACAGTCGGGGCGGGCAACTTCGCTTTCAACATCGACGGGGTCAAGCGCAAGACCAAGGACTATGAAATCCCCGCCCCGGCCATCTCGGCTCGCCGCGCCGCGGCCGAAGGCATCGCGCGTGGCGACGGCGACAAACAGCCCAACAGCTATACCGACCTGGAGACCTGGGGCGTCGGCGGGTCCTACATCGGCGACAAGGGCTTCGCCGGCGTCTCCTACAAGAACACCGACAGCGAATACGGCACGGTCGCCGAGGAGTCCGTCTTCATCAAGCTGAACCAGAAACGCTGGGACGCGCGGGGCGAATACCGGTTCGACGACGGCCCCTTCTCTGCGATCCGGGGATCCTACGGCCATGCCGACTATACCCACACCGAGTTCGAGGCCGTGGGCCAGCCCGGCACCGTGTTCAACTCGGACGGCTGGGAGGCGCGCGCCGACCTGGTTCAACGTCAGCGCGGCGGCTGGAACGGCGCCCTGGGCGTCCAGGCCCTGTCGCGCAACTTCGAAGCCATCGGCGAAGAGGCCTTCGTGCCCACCGTCAAGATCGACGAGGCGGGCGTCTATACCGTCCAGCGCCTGGACCGGGGCGACCACGGCTTCGAAGGCGGTCTGCGCTATGACCGGCGCGAGCTGTCGGGCACGCCCATCGGCGGAACCAGCGAGGTGAACCGCACCTTCGACAACTGGTCGGCATCCGCCGCCGCCTTCCTGCGCCCCGCGACCGGCCTGTTCCTGGGACTGAGCCTGGCGCACAACGAGCGGGCGCCCAGCGAAGTCGAACTGTTCGCCAATGGCGTCCACATCGCCACCGCCGCCTATGAGACCGGGGACCTGAACCTGAACAGCGAAAAGGTCACGACGCTGGAAGGCACCGCCCACTACGATCGCGGCCGGTTCACGGGCGACCTGCATGTCTATCATTCCTGGTACGACGGCTTCATCGACGAGCGGCCGACCGGCGAACAGTTCTTCTTCGAGGAAGAGAACGAGACCTTCCCCGTCTATCGCTTCGTTCAGACGAACGCACGGTTCTACGGCTTCGAGCTGGAGGGCGCCTACGCCCTGTGGCAGGACGGCGATCGCAAATTGTCGCTGGAAGGATCGGCGGACTACGTCCACGCCCAGACCGATTTCGGCCCGGCGGCGCGCATTCCGCCCTATTCCGTCACCGGCCGCCTGGCCTGGACCTCGACCCGCTTCGACGCCAGCGCCGAAGTGCGTCATGTCGGCGAACAGGACCGGGTCGCCAACGAATTCGAACTGCCGACGAACGACTATACGCTGATCAACGCCGCGTTGGCCGTGCGTCCCTTCTCCCAGCAGAACGTCACCCTGTTCGCCGAGGCGCGCAACCTGACCAACGAGGAAGCGCGCGAACACGCCTCGTTCCTGAAGGACATCGCTCCCCTGCCCGGCCGCAACCTTCGCGTCGGCGTAGCCTATCGCTTCTGA